The Streptomyces sp. NBC_01237 genomic interval CCGCCACCGCACCGGTCGGGCAGCCGTGGCGCACCCTGACCTGGTGCGCCCGGCTGCTGCGAGCACGGGCCCGGCTACCACCGATGGCGGTGGACGCGATTCTGGTGACCACGCTCTTCGCCCTCACCTCCCTCGTCGTCCGCATCGACCTGCACGACCGCCCATGGCTCCTCGCATTCCAGGCGGCCTTGCTCCTGCCCCTGATCTGGCGGCGTCGGGCACCCGTGACGGTGTTCGCCGCAGTGGCCTCGGCGGCCTTCGCCCAGTGGCTCGCCGACGTCCAGCTACCGGCCGACATCGCGCTGTTGATCGCCCTCTACACCGTGGCCGCATACACCGGCGGCCGGCAGTTGCTGGTGGCCGGTGCCGTCTCCGAAGCGGGGATCCTGATGGCATCCGTGCGCTGGTCGACCGAGGGCAGATCCCTCGGCGCGGCCGTGAGCCTGACCGCCATGGCCACCGCCGCCGCGGTCATCGGCGCGAACATGCGCACCAGGCGTGCCTACTTCGCGTCCGTGGAGGACCGTGCGGTACGCCTGGAACGTGAGCGCGACCAACGGGCTCGGCTCGCGGTGGCCGAGGAACGGGCCCGTATCGCCCGCGACATGCACGACATCGTCAGCCACAACCTGTCCGTGATGATCGCTCTCGCCGACGCCGCGGTCTACGCCCAGTACCGCACGCCCGACAGGACGACCGCCGCCATGCGGCAGGTCGCCGACAGCGGGCGCCAGTCCCTCACCGAGATGCGACGAGTCCTCGGGGTCCTGCGTGCCGATGAACCGGACGCGCTTCGTCACCCGATACCCGGCATCACCCAACTGCGGTGCCTCCTCGACCAGGTGGGCACCGCCGGGCTGCCGGCCCGCCTCCGTGTGGCAGGCGATCCCTCCCACGTCCCCACCGCCGCACAGCTCACCGTCTACCGACTGGTACAGGAAGCCTTGACCAACACCCTCAAGCACGCCCCTCGCGGCACCCGCGCCGAGGTGCGGGTGTGCTGCTCCGCCGAGAGCGTCGCCCTCGATGTCACCGACGACGGCCACGGCCGCACCGCGCAGGATCCCGACGCGCCGCGCGGGCACGGAATCCCCGGTATGCGCGAGCGCACGGCCGCGTACGGGGGAACTCTGCGGGCGGGACCGCTCCCGGGCGGCGGCTGGCGGGTCTCGGCCCGCCTCGACCTGAGCACAGCAGGAACAGCAGGGACAGCAGGAACAGCGGGAACAGCGGGGGCAGCGGGGGCAGCGGGAGCAGCAGGGACCGGTGCCGCGTGACGATCCGTATCCTGCTCGCCGACGACGAACCACTGCTGCGTATGGCGTTCACCATGGTCCTGGAGGCCCAGCCGGACATGGAGCCGGTCGGCGAGGCCGGGGACGGCGCCGATGCCGTACGCCTCGCCCGGCTGCTCCGCCCCGATGTCGTGCTGATGGATGTCCGGATGCCCGGTACCGACGGCATCGAGGCGACCGGCCGGATCATCCGGGACTGCCCACAGACCCGGGTCCTCATTCTGACCACCTTCGACCTCGATGAATACGCCTTCGCCGGACTCAGGGCCGGGGCGTCGGGCTTCCTCCTGAAGAACGCCCTGCCCGAGGAGCTCCTCGCGGCCATCCGGAACGTCGCCGCGGGGGACGCGGCGGTCTCGCCGCGCATCACCCGTCGCCTGCTGGAGAACTTCGCCCACCAGCTCCCCGCGGAGCGCGAGCAGGTGGAGGACGAGCGTCTGGAACGGCTCACGGCACGCGAACGCGAAGTACTCGTCGAGGTGGCCCGCGGCCTGTCGAACACCGAGATCGCCGCCACCCTGCACCTCGCGGAAGCCACCGTGAAAACACATCTGAACCGGATCCTGACGAAACTGGAGCTGCGCGACCGGGTGCAGGCCGTCGTCTTCGGCTACGAGACCCGCCTCATCCGGCCGGCATGAGGACGTTCAGGGACGTCGCGCCGCCGGCGGCCGGCTCTTCGGAACCCCGCTCGCCAAGGCCGCCGGTCCGGCGGGACCCACGGTCCCGACCGCGTAGGCCATGGAGCGGCGTCGCTGTGGCGGGTGATGACGCGGAGCAGGGGCCGCACCTGTCGCTGGTCAGGTCGCGGCACGTGTCTGCCGTCAGGCGGTGGCGGTCCCCGGGCGGGCGGGAGCCGAGCGCTTGCCACGCCGGTCGGCGAAGAAGGCGAGGGCGACACCGATGACGACCCAGGCGGTGAGCACCAGGGCCGGGAGGCCGGCGCCTGTGCCGTCGAAGAAGGCGTTGGTACGCAGGAGGCTTCCGGAGGCGCCCGGGGGGAGGAGCTGACCGATGGCGGCCCAGCTCGTGGGGAGCCAGTGAGGGCCTGTGGCGAGGCCGGAGAGGGGGTTGCCCAGGAGCATCATGAGTGCGCCGCCGAAGGCGAAGCCGGCCATGCCGAGGAGGGCTTGGAGCCCCAGGAGAGTGGTGGACATGGCGGCCGTGCCGAGGGTGACTCCGAGGGCGGTGAGCCAGTAGTTGCCGTCGGTCGAGTGGGTGGCGAACTGAAGGACGGCGGTGACAGCGGCGCCCGCCACGACGGAGAAGAGCAGGGCTCCCGTGAGGCGGGTCCGCAGCCCTCGGTGACCGGGGAAGACGCTGCCGAGTATCAGGGCGGGGAAGATTCCGCCGAAGATCATGGGCAGGAGTGCGGAGGTCAGCCCGGTGCCTCGGGGGTCGTCCTCGGTGAAGGGCACGAGGTCGTGGACGGCTGCTTGTGTCTCGTACCGTGCGGCGAGCCCGTCCCCCAGTTCGGTGAGGGCGCCGGTGGCGGAGGGGCCGCCCGCGGTGGCGGTGTAGACATCGACGCCGTGGTCGGTCACCGCGAGCCCACCTGCGATGTCGCGGTCCTTGACGGCGGACTTGACGGCGTCGGTGGTTTCGTAGACGTGGACGTCCCACGCGTCCGCGTCGGTGTTCGCCCGGATACCTTCGGTGGTCTGCTGGGGCCCGGTGACGCCGATGGGGATGTGGTGGGGGCCGCTGTGGAGCGAGGGCAGCGCGAACGCGCACAGCATCGTGGTGATCAGGGCTGCCAGGCCGAGGACGACCAGGGTCAGCTTGCGTCCCGTACCGGGCGGCGTGGAGTGCTTGGTCATAGTGCGTCTTTCTGTGCTTCATGCCGTGCGCGGAGAGGACGGAGCCCCCGTCCGGGCCGGGGTGGTGCAGAAGGCAGGACCGCGCGGGGCGCCCCGGCCACGTACGCCGAAGCGGGTGGTCCGTACGGCCCTGACGCGGTCGCCGGCCGCGCTGCCCGTGGGCCGGGCGGCGGGCCGATCCGGCCCCGGTGGGCTGCGGCTGAGGCCCGACGCCCGGCCGTGATCCTCAGGCGCGGGCCGCCGCTGCGGCGACGATCCAGTTCCTGAACTCGACGGCGTAGTGCCGGAGGTGATGCTCCAGGACGTCGTCCGGGCATGTGGTGGGCAGGTAGACCGTCAGGTTTGCGGTGAAGCCGTCGGCGGTGTCACCGAACTGGATCAGCGCCCGCCCGACGACGGTGCCGTCGGCCAGGAACAGATTCGAGGACATCTTGCGCGGATACTCCGACTCCGGGAGAACCTCGTCCGCGTCCGCTGCCCAGGCCAGTGCGTCCGTTCCCCAGCCGCCCATGTAGAAGTCGCTGACGTGGGTGCCGATGTTCTCCACCACGCGCGCTCCGATGGCATCGGTGCCCATCACGTAGTGCTCGGGGTGCGCCGCGAGGAGTGCGCTCCCGTCGCCCGCGAATGCGCTGTCCATCCAGGCCAGGAACGCGCCGGAGGTGAGGCCCTGCGTCGCGAGCACGGTCGTGCCTGCCTTGAAGCTGCCGTCGGAGGTGCGAGCACACTCGCGCAGGAAGGCGTTGCCCTCCTCGATGTCCGCCGCCAGGAGATCGAGGAGCCCCTGGCGTCCCAGCAGAGTCCGGAAGCGGTCCACGGCGCGGCGGGCGTAGAACAGCTCGAAGTCGTCGATGCTCCCGGCGCCGGTGGGCCCTGATTCAAGCGTGACGGTCACGGGCGGGGAAGTCTGGTTGTCGGTCATGGTCGAACCTCCATTAGAATGCGAATGTGAATTCACATTCGCATCACGAGGTTACCCATGGGAGTGCACCCCTTGTCAACGGACCTGCCGAGACCGTCGCGGATACGATGCGGGACATGATCGAGGAGCCGGAGCGTCCAGCGCCCTACCGGGAACCCAGGCAGGCGCGCAGCGCCGCGACGCTGGCTCGCGTACTGCGGGCCGCCGAGGAGATCGCCTCCTCGTCCGGTCTGGAAGAGATGACGATCACCGGCGTCGCCCAACGCGCCGGCGTCTCGGTCGGCACGATCTACCGTCGCTTCGAAGACAAGGAACAGCTGATCACCGCCCTGACGGAGCGGATGCTGGAACGGCGCGAGGAGTACGTGGCCGAGCGACTGCGCGCGGCCGAACCCTCACTCTCCGGCGTCATGGACGCCTACGCGAACGCACTGTTGCAGTCCTTCGCCGACAGCAGCAAGCTCTTCCCCGAACTGATGCGGGCGCGGGGCACGCGCGCCCTTGACCGCGGGGCCCGCACCATCACCGAGATCCACCGCCTCCTGCTCGAAGCGGCAGCCCCGTACGTCGGCCAGATCCGGCGCTCCGACGCACAGACGGCGCTGGACACCGTGGCCCGTGCCGTCCTCGGCGCCTGCTTCCACAACTCCGTACGCCCCGACCCCGCTACCGGCGCGGCCGCCCAACGCCGGTACGCGGGCGAACTCGGCGACATGGCGATCGCCTACCTCATGACCCCCGACCGCGGCCGCACCGCCCACAGCTGAGGACGCCGAAGCGACCGGACACCACGACCCCGAGGGCGCACCGCCGCCCCGGGACGGGCCGCCGGGGTCGGACCGGCACCGGGGCGCACAGCGTACGGACCGGCCGGTTCGTCACCACGAGGTCGCACCCGTCACCCCGGGTCCCGACAGCCGGGTCACCGACTACGGCGAAGGCTCATCGGAGGAGCCGGCCGCAGGAGGCCAATCTCGCATCACCATTTAATGAGGGCCCTCAATATGAGGGTATGGTGGCAAGTGGAGGTGGTCCTCGTGGACGAGTTCGAGCTGTCTGAGCAGCTGCTGTCCTGCGTGACGAAGATCCGGCGGGTGCTGGACGAGCGTCTGAAGACTCACGGTGCGTCGGTGGCCCGGAAGCGGGTCCTCGGGGCGCTGGTCCCGGGCCCGATGCGTCAGGGGGCGCTGGCGACGGCGTTCGAGGTCGCTCCTCGGACCATCACCGAGCTGGTGGACGGTCTGGAGCGCGACGGACTCGTGGAGCGGCAGGCGGATCCCGACGACCGACGGGCGCGGCTGGTGTTCCTCACCGGGTCGGGCCGGCGGGTGAACGAGCTGGCCATCGCCGCTCGCGCCGAAGTGATCAAGGAGATCTTCGCGGACCTCTCGGCAGAGCAGCGTGGCGAGCTGTCGCGGACGCTCGGCGCCGTCAGTACGCGCGTCACGGCGATGACGACCACGCCCGCACCGGATCCGGCCGCGCCCGGCAACGGCGTTCCCCTGGACGTCCTGACCCTCTCCGACGACTCGCGCTGACCGCCGCCGCCACCGCGGACATGACCGGCCCGGCGCAGGACGCGGACGGCATCGCCACCATCCACGCCGCGATCGCCTGGCTCCTGGCTCCTGGCCCAGGGCGGCAGAACGGCAGCATCGTCACCCTGATCGGAGCCGGGCGCCCCCGCCGCATCGCCCAAGCGCTGTCCGCAGCCGTGGGCGATCGCCACGCCGCCCCGCGGCCCGCCCAACCCGACAGCGAACACTGAGCCCCCACACGGCGAAAGCCCCACTCGCCGGTCATGTCATCGCTCTCCCCGCGCCTCCCACGTCAGCCCGGCGGACAGCAGACGTCTCCCCCGCCGCACTCTCCGAAGGAACACCATGTCTCTCAACGACGAACAACGGGCCCGTACAAAGGATGAGTTGCTGGCCAACTTCCGTCTGGCGGGCACCACCCCCGAAGAGGTCCAGGCCCACCTGGACTTCACCTCGCAGCAGTTCGACGACACGATCAACCTGCGCGAACAGTGCACACCGCAGGATGTGTGGCTGCTGCGCGACCACCTGGAGAAGCTGGTACAGGCCCGCGGCGGGACCCCCGCCCCCTACAGCGTCCTCACCCGGAGAGCACGCCTCGCCGCCGCCCTCTGGTTCCCCCTGCGCCGCGCGCCGGGCGGGGAGCACCGTCCTTGATGGAGCAGAAGTACATGTGATGCGCTCTCCCGCCACGGCCACCCGGCGAGGGCGTACCGTTTCGGCGGCGCCGAACAGCCCACGTGCCGGGGCGGAAGGGATTCGGTGCTGACCGGTGCGGGGGCTTCCGGTCCGTCATGCGTGGGGCGGGCTTCGCCGGGCGGATTTCGTGAGCCGTTCGGCGAGAGCTTCGACGAGGCCGCGGAGCTCATCCGGGCGTTCGATGACGAAGGGCAGGTCCAGCGAGGCGAGTACAGCAGGAAGCCAGTCGAGCCGCTCCACGCGCAGCTCGACACGGGACCAGCACCCGGTCTCCGGATCCGCGCCGCTCGGGGAGGTCGGTTCCTCCACGAGCGCGACACTTGCGGGAAGCCGGGAGTGGATCTGCTCGGCCGTCCCCTGGATCCGCAGGGTCACCTCATGCCGGTACGGAGCCGAGGCGAGCCCTGTCAGAACGCGCTTCGCCGGGTCGAGACCGGCGGGTGGCTCGAACGAGCCGGGCAGCGTTCTCACCCCGGTGATGCGGTCCAGGCGGAACGTGCGGTCCTCGCCGGTCGTGAGATCCGCAGCCGTTACGTACCACCTGCCCGAGTGGGCGACGACCCCGTGCGGGTGCAGTGTGCGTTCGCTGCGCCGGCCGTCGGCGGCGGTGTACCGGATCGAGACGGGCCGGTGATGGTTCACCGCGTCGGCGATGGGGAGCAGGACCGCGGATTCCGGGGCGGCCGCTTCGCCCGGCGGAGCCGTGAAGGCCAGGGAGCCGAGCACGGCGTGCAGTCCGAGGCTCAGCCGCTCGGGCAGCGCTCGCCTGATCTTGGCCGCCGCCGTCTCACTCGCCGTGTCCGTGGCCAGGCCGGCGCGACGGCCCGCGAGCAGGCCGAGCAGGACGGCGAGCGCTTCGTCATCGCTCAGCATGAGCGGAGGCATGCGGTATCCGGGGGCGAGCCGGTAGCCGCCGTAGCGGCCGCGCACCGATTCGACGGGTACGTCGAGGTCGAGGAGGTGGCCGACGTAGCGCCGCACGGTGCGTTCGTCGACATCGAGCCGCCCGGCGAGTTCGGTCACGGTCCGGAGTCCTCCCGACTGGAGGAGTTCCAGCAGGGTGAGCACGCGGGCAAGGGGGCGGGGCATGCTCAGAAGTCTGCCGCACATACCGGGCGGGTTCCGCCCGGTATTCGTCGTAGCGTGCGATCAGAACCACCGACCGACCAGGAGAATCCCCATGAACTTCGTCTCCGTCCGCATCATCACGGACGACATCGCCCGCCTCGTCGACTTCTACGAGCGCGCCACCGGAGTACCTGCCGTCTGGTCCAACGAGGACTTCGCCGAGCTCAGGACCCCCTCGGCCACCCTCGCGATCGGCAGCACCCGTACCGTCCCTCTGTTCGCGCCCGGCTCCGCCCGCCCGGCCGACAATCACAGCGTCATCCTCGAATTCCTGGTCTCCGACGTGGACAGCGTGCACAAGAACCTGACCGCCTTCGTGGAGGACTTCGTCAACGAGCCCACCACGATGCCCTGGGGCAACCGCGCACTCCTGTTCCGCGACCCCGACGGCAACCTCGTCAACTTCTTCACCCCCGTCACACCGGCCGCCGACGAGAAGTTCGCCCGCTGAGGGCAACACGACCCCGCAGGTGTACGGATTCGCCTCCGGCGCCGCCGGACGCGCAGGGTCCTGTCATTCGAAGGGGGCGGGGCTGGGCGCCCGGAAGGAGCCTCGGCAGACAGCGGCGACGGCTGCGTGGACGGGGGTGGTGCCGGAGATGAGTTCCAGGGTCCGGCCCGCTGTCGCGGGGGTCGCGAGCAACGCGGCGAGCACGGCCGCGACGTCGGCGCGGTTCACCTCGCCCGGGCCGGTGGTCTCCGCGAGGTGGACCCTGCCGGTGCCCGCGCCGTCCCGGAACCAGCTGGGGCGCAGAATCGTGCAGTCCAGAGCGGGGCGGGACAGAAGGTTCCGGTCGACTTCGCCCTTGCCCCGCATGAACGCTTGGACCACGGGGTCCACCGGGTACTGCATGGTGGGATCGGCGCCCAGGGCGGACAGCATGATGTAGCGGCGAACGCCGACAAGCTCTGCGGCGTCCGCCATCGTCAGGGGGGCATCGCGGTCGACGGGGTGCGCCCGGCACGCGTCTCCCCGCCCGACACCGGCGGCGAAGACGACCGCGTCCGCACCGGTGAGAAGGACAGCGAGCTGCGCCGCCGTGGCGGTGGCCAGGTCCAGGAGCAGCGGTTGGGCACCTGCCGCCCGGAGGGTGTCGGACTGCTCCGGGCGGCGGATGATCCCGGAGACCCTGTGCCCCTGGGCTGCGAGCAGCCGGGTGAGAGTGAGCGCGACGCGGCCGTGGCCGCCGGCGATAACGATATGCACGTCATGCCCCGTGCCCACTCCGGCGTCGCCCGTACACGTCCGTCACTCCAAGAACCTTTTGTATGACGCACCTCCGCGAACGGGCCGCCGGGCCGTGCGGCCGCCCGTCCCGCTGCCACACGGGGACCGGGAGCCACTGGCCCATCACGTCAGCGGGATCGCTCCTGGGGCGCGCTATGCGTCGCAGACGGTGTCCCGGGCGGGCAGGGTGCCGTTCAGCAGATAGGTGTTGACGGTCCGGTTGACGCAGCTGTTCGGGTAGTACGCGTAGACCGTGTGGGCCCTGACGGGTACGGTCACGAGTTTCGACGCACGCATCGCCCGGTGCATACGGAGCCCGGACTCGTAGGTGGTCCGGGTGTCGCCCGTCGCCTGCACCTGAAGCGCGGGCACCGTGTTGTCGATCGTCGTCAGGGGCTCTCGCGGCTTCTCCTTCCAGAACGCGCAGGGAAGCGGCGCATGGGTCACCGGCCCGAAGACCGGCTGTGATTCCCGGCTTCGCTCCACAACCCGCCAGTAGTACTCGCGGTTGTGGGGCATGTCCGCGTCGGCGCAGTACACACCCAACTGGGCCGCGTAGTCCGCCGCCCGGTCCGTCCCCGCGGAGTCGAAGATCAGGTTCAGGGATCCCCGCAGCCCCGGCGGTACGGTGACCGGCTTCCCGTCGGCCGCGTCCCTCAGCACCCGCAGCATGCCCGCGAACTCCGCGTTCACGGTGTCGTCGCCGACGGAGACGAGGAGCAGCAGTGGCAGTTCGTGGTCGGTGATCCGGTGTCCGCCGACCCGGATCGGCTTCTGTGCCGCTCCCTCGATCATCGCCTCGACGCCGGTGCGCACCGCGGCGGGCGTGGTGCCGAGTCCGTACGCGCGGTGCCGCTGTGCGGCCCAGGCCGCGAAGTCGTCGAGCGCCTTCTCGTTGGCGGGCCCCGCGCGTTGCACCATGCGGAGCGGGTACTCGGCGGGATCGGGTGCGCTGTCCAGGACCAGCCGGTCGACCCTGTGGGGGAACATCTGGGCGTAGGTGGAGCCCAGAACCGTTCCGTACGATTGCCCGAACAGCGACGTCCTCCGCTCGCCCAGCACGCTGCGGACGATGTCCGCGTCCCTGGCGATATTGCGGGTCGAGAGGTGGGGCAGCACATCAGGGTGCTTGTCCCAGCATCTGCGGGCGTCCGTGCGGGACAGCCGCACGCTCCGGTCGAATCCCGCCCGGCCCGCCCCCGGGGCGTGGAGCCAGGTGCCGCGGGTCAGCCCACAGTCCACCGGGGTACTCCTTCCGAGCCCCCGTGTGTCCATGCCGATGATGTCGTACGCCGCTGCCACCCCGGGGCTCATCACCTTCCGCAGGTCCCGGGGCATGCCGAGCCCCCGGACCCCGGGGCCGCCGGGGTTGGTCTGGAGAATGCCGCGCCGCTTCGCCGGATCAGACGATTTCAGACGCGAGAGGGCGACCTCGATGGTGCGCCCCTCCGGCGTGCCGTAGTCGAGCGGAACCCTGATCCGCGCGCACTGTGTCCCGCTGGCGGCGAGCGAGGGGTCATCACACGCGGCCCAGTCGACGGACTGGTTGCGGAACCGGCCCAGACCGTCCCCTCCGCCGGACGAGGAGGCGAAAACGGGCGGCCCGGCCGCAGCGCCAGGCCCCGATGCGGACGGGCGCCTTCCGCGACCGCGACGGGAAACCACCAAAATATCCGTGCTGCCGATGGTTCAGCATGTCACCGCACACCGTTGGAAAGCTTGCGGAAGCCTGAGAAGTGGAGAGTTCACCCACCATGGGAATCATCGAGACGCACCACGATGTACTGAGCCGACTGCTGCCCGGTGACAGGGTGGACGAACTCACCGTGCACCAAGGGCAGTTCCACCATGTGGTGATCGGCTCGGACCGGGTGGTGTGCTTCGCCCGCACCGAAGCGGCCGCAGCCCGGCTGCCCGCACGTGCGGCCGCGCTGCGCGCCCTCGCAGGGCTCGGCCTCGGCTTCCGTACTCCGCGTCCGCTTGCCGAGTCCGGCTGCCGGGCCTCCGACGAACCTCCGTACCTGGTGATGAGCCGCATCCCCGGGGCGCCGTTGGAGGACGACGCATGCGACAGCCCCGCGGTGGCCGAGGCAGTGGCGACGCAGTACGCCACCCTCCTGTCCGCCCTCGCCGCCGCGGGCAGCGACGAGAGCGTGCGCGCGGCGCTGCCGTCGGCTCCCGAGAGGGAGTGGCAGGAATTCGGGGCGGGGGTGCGCGCCGAGTTGTTCCCGCTGATGTCCGGCAGCGGGCGGGAGCGCGCCGGGCGCGAGCTCAACGCGCTCGACGCGCTCCCCCACCTCACCGCCGCTGTGGTCCATGGCGACCTCGGAGGCGAGAACGTGCTGTGGGAAACCTCTGGCGGTCTGCCTCGCCTGAGCGGTGTCGTCGACTGGGACGAGGTCACCGTCGGCGACCCGGCCGA includes:
- a CDS encoding sensor histidine kinase produces the protein MASGAMTVTEPATAPVGQPWRTLTWCARLLRARARLPPMAVDAILVTTLFALTSLVVRIDLHDRPWLLAFQAALLLPLIWRRRAPVTVFAAVASAAFAQWLADVQLPADIALLIALYTVAAYTGGRQLLVAGAVSEAGILMASVRWSTEGRSLGAAVSLTAMATAAAVIGANMRTRRAYFASVEDRAVRLERERDQRARLAVAEERARIARDMHDIVSHNLSVMIALADAAVYAQYRTPDRTTAAMRQVADSGRQSLTEMRRVLGVLRADEPDALRHPIPGITQLRCLLDQVGTAGLPARLRVAGDPSHVPTAAQLTVYRLVQEALTNTLKHAPRGTRAEVRVCCSAESVALDVTDDGHGRTAQDPDAPRGHGIPGMRERTAAYGGTLRAGPLPGGGWRVSARLDLSTAGTAGTAGTAGTAGAAGAAGAAGTGAA
- a CDS encoding response regulator transcription factor: MTIRILLADDEPLLRMAFTMVLEAQPDMEPVGEAGDGADAVRLARLLRPDVVLMDVRMPGTDGIEATGRIIRDCPQTRVLILTTFDLDEYAFAGLRAGASGFLLKNALPEELLAAIRNVAAGDAAVSPRITRRLLENFAHQLPAEREQVEDERLERLTAREREVLVEVARGLSNTEIAATLHLAEATVKTHLNRILTKLELRDRVQAVVFGYETRLIRPA
- a CDS encoding TetR/AcrR family transcriptional regulator — its product is MIEEPERPAPYREPRQARSAATLARVLRAAEEIASSSGLEEMTITGVAQRAGVSVGTIYRRFEDKEQLITALTERMLERREEYVAERLRAAEPSLSGVMDAYANALLQSFADSSKLFPELMRARGTRALDRGARTITEIHRLLLEAAAPYVGQIRRSDAQTALDTVARAVLGACFHNSVRPDPATGAAAQRRYAGELGDMAIAYLMTPDRGRTAHS
- a CDS encoding MarR family winged helix-turn-helix transcriptional regulator; the protein is MDEFELSEQLLSCVTKIRRVLDERLKTHGASVARKRVLGALVPGPMRQGALATAFEVAPRTITELVDGLERDGLVERQADPDDRRARLVFLTGSGRRVNELAIAARAEVIKEIFADLSAEQRGELSRTLGAVSTRVTAMTTTPAPDPAAPGNGVPLDVLTLSDDSR
- a CDS encoding DUF2316 family protein — translated: MSLNDEQRARTKDELLANFRLAGTTPEEVQAHLDFTSQQFDDTINLREQCTPQDVWLLRDHLEKLVQARGGTPAPYSVLTRRARLAAALWFPLRRAPGGEHRP
- a CDS encoding helix-turn-helix transcriptional regulator; the encoded protein is MPRPLARVLTLLELLQSGGLRTVTELAGRLDVDERTVRRYVGHLLDLDVPVESVRGRYGGYRLAPGYRMPPLMLSDDEALAVLLGLLAGRRAGLATDTASETAAAKIRRALPERLSLGLHAVLGSLAFTAPPGEAAAPESAVLLPIADAVNHHRPVSIRYTAADGRRSERTLHPHGVVAHSGRWYVTAADLTTGEDRTFRLDRITGVRTLPGSFEPPAGLDPAKRVLTGLASAPYRHEVTLRIQGTAEQIHSRLPASVALVEEPTSPSGADPETGCWSRVELRVERLDWLPAVLASLDLPFVIERPDELRGLVEALAERLTKSARRSPPHA
- a CDS encoding VOC family protein, encoding MNFVSVRIITDDIARLVDFYERATGVPAVWSNEDFAELRTPSATLAIGSTRTVPLFAPGSARPADNHSVILEFLVSDVDSVHKNLTAFVEDFVNEPTTMPWGNRALLFRDPDGNLVNFFTPVTPAADEKFAR
- a CDS encoding NAD(P)H-binding protein, whose protein sequence is MHIVIAGGHGRVALTLTRLLAAQGHRVSGIIRRPEQSDTLRAAGAQPLLLDLATATAAQLAVLLTGADAVVFAAGVGRGDACRAHPVDRDAPLTMADAAELVGVRRYIMLSALGADPTMQYPVDPVVQAFMRGKGEVDRNLLSRPALDCTILRPSWFRDGAGTGRVHLAETTGPGEVNRADVAAVLAALLATPATAGRTLELISGTTPVHAAVAAVCRGSFRAPSPAPFE
- a CDS encoding alpha/beta hydrolase; this encodes MVSRRGRGRRPSASGPGAAAGPPVFASSSGGGDGLGRFRNQSVDWAACDDPSLAASGTQCARIRVPLDYGTPEGRTIEVALSRLKSSDPAKRRGILQTNPGGPGVRGLGMPRDLRKVMSPGVAAAYDIIGMDTRGLGRSTPVDCGLTRGTWLHAPGAGRAGFDRSVRLSRTDARRCWDKHPDVLPHLSTRNIARDADIVRSVLGERRTSLFGQSYGTVLGSTYAQMFPHRVDRLVLDSAPDPAEYPLRMVQRAGPANEKALDDFAAWAAQRHRAYGLGTTPAAVRTGVEAMIEGAAQKPIRVGGHRITDHELPLLLLVSVGDDTVNAEFAGMLRVLRDAADGKPVTVPPGLRGSLNLIFDSAGTDRAADYAAQLGVYCADADMPHNREYYWRVVERSRESQPVFGPVTHAPLPCAFWKEKPREPLTTIDNTVPALQVQATGDTRTTYESGLRMHRAMRASKLVTVPVRAHTVYAYYPNSCVNRTVNTYLLNGTLPARDTVCDA
- the vph gene encoding viomycin phosphotransferase; this encodes MESSPTMGIIETHHDVLSRLLPGDRVDELTVHQGQFHHVVIGSDRVVCFARTEAAAARLPARAAALRALAGLGLGFRTPRPLAESGCRASDEPPYLVMSRIPGAPLEDDACDSPAVAEAVATQYATLLSALAAAGSDESVRAALPSAPEREWQEFGAGVRAELFPLMSGSGRERAGRELNALDALPHLTAAVVHGDLGGENVLWETSGGLPRLSGVVDWDEVTVGDPAEDLAAVGAGHGEELLGRVLTLGGWADHEMAGRIAAIRGAFALQQALYAQRDGDEEELTDGLIGYR